CAAGAATCACCTTAAATTCTGCGTGTATTAGCTGTTTCTTACTCACTCTTCCATCATTAttttactataaaaaaaactatctGGCTATCTCCTTTGcaattctattttatttacatttgAATAACTATTAATTCCAACAAATAAAACTGTCTGAAAATAGACACCACCATATTCATCTTTGATATatagttaaataaattatgttattcgctcatattataacacgtgtacAAGATATACCACGTAATCATATTACtgtaatattttataattctCAAAGTCTAACAATACGACAACACAAGTTGATAATAACTACTACAAGCATCTAATTATTGTTAGAATAATAACTTAAAGTTGAAATGTAAAAGTCAAGACTCAAGAGTGTGGTTGGTGGAAAACGATatatttttagggtttttgtcTTTTGGGAATTTTCCTTTTCGTTTAGATTATATGCTTTGTCTTCAGAAATACACTTACTTAGTGTTGTTGATGAACATAAACTTAGTTTCTTCTCAAATTGTAGATGCCAAACTCCTCCTATATATGATAAATCCCATCTCCACTTAAATatctcaaactcaaaaatgAGGGAGTACGTATCATGAAAATTAAGTATAGTAcgtacttttcttttcttttttctttcagaaaaccaccaaacttttatttttatttatttatttatttatctcatCAAATTATGAATACAATAATAGATATTTAAGTGGAGACAAATTGGTTTCGTTGATTGATTCATGACCAAAATctcaactacacaaaagaGTTGAAATGGCGTGAGTGAGAGAGACGAATCGGTTGCGAGGCGCATGTCTTGTTTTTCGCTCTACACACCCACCGCACTTTAACCCCAAAcacaacaaaaccaaaccttAACGCTACTGATCGTTTTAATTACTTACCAAAATAAATGACGACCGAGAAGGTGACGGCGTCGTTTAGTCCAAAGCGGTCCAGTAACGGCCACCGGTTTGAACAGCCGGAGGAAACGACGTCGTCCGTTGGCGGCGCAATGCTGCCTAAGTTTCTCAGCGACCTCAGCCAGGACTTGGTCGAAGTGACTTTAGAGCTCAACGACGACAACGACGAGATTGTCTTGTGCAGCGTCGCGCCGGCGTCCGACGACATGTCCGCGGCAGACGGGATTCTGCAGCGGAGCATGTCGGCGACGTCCAGGAGAATTCGGCGGACGTTCGGGTGGCTGAGATCGGCGTCTTCGAGGACCACAGCGTCAAATTCCGAGTCGCTGGAGTTCGCTCTCTCTGCTCGCGACGCTCGCCGGCTCAAAGCCAAGCTTCAACGGAAGAGATCGAGCGCGCGGAGAGCTCTCGACGGGCTAAGATTCATTAGCAGGACGACTGTCGGCGCAAATGGAGCCGAGGAGCTGTGGAAGCAAGTGGAGGCGAGGTTCGAGTCGCTCGCCGACGACGGCTTGCTAGCTAGACCAGACTTCGGTGAATGCATAGGTAAGTTTCTCTTAACTAATTCAATGagcttaaattttctgtttggttaccgagaaaattgaaaaggaaatttGACGTATTTTGAAGGGATGGTGGACTCGGAGGAGTTTGCGGTGGGGATATTTGACGCATTGGCGAGGAGGAGGGGGCAGAACATCACCAAAATTACGAAAGAGGAGCTTCGCGAGTTTTGGTTGCAAATTTCGGACAACAGCTTTGACGCGCgccttcaaattttctttgacATGTGGGTCTCTCTCTATCTCAGCCGTTGATTAAGTTTCTTGTAATTGCGTTTCTAACAAATCGACGGTTCAGACGGTGGAgctcatttttaaattttttttaaaattactgTGGGTACATTAAATTAAATAGGTAAAAGTAAACGCACAGAGATTTATGCactcaacaaaaacaaatcaagtGGATGGTTTAGCTCTAGTCTATTTTGGGGTGTTCGGGTTGGGTGGGTTTTGCCTTTGCAGTTGCGcattgtttttgtgtgtgtttttgtgtttAGTTGACCAAAAGTGATGAATTTTGGCCCATGGGTTACAAGCTTATGTTGTGTCTTGTTTGTGCTCTATCTAATTCAAGCTACCTTTCCATAAACACCTCTAAAAAATTAGGTTAAATGCTTTTCAAATGCGTCTAGCATTTGCCTTTTGTCATTTGTGGTTGTGATTTTGCTGCTTTAAGAAAAAGTTATTATTTTCCtattaatattttcaaatttggaaTATTTTCAGGGCCGATAGCAATGAAGATGGAAGAATCACAAGGGCAGGAGTGCAAgaggtaaaaaaataaaaattgttgaCTGAGGGAAACTAATAAAATCCCATCTAATACTGCTTTTTTAACAAGTTGTTTATTCTTCACAAAGACAAATAAATGCTGCTTTCATTCAATTGTCACAGCTTATAATGCTCAGTGCTTCTGCAAACAAGCTATCTAAGCTCAAAGAACAAGCTGAAGAATATGCTTCCTTAATAATGGAAGAACTCGACCCTGAAAACCTCGGTTACATTGAGGTAAATTAAAACAAGTCATTAGTCTTAATTCTGGGTCTTGATCAGTCAATTAGTGTCTCTTAATGTACTTTTGCCCTTTAATCAGTTATGGCAATTGGAAGCACTGCTTCTACAAAGAGACGTCTACATAAACTATAGCAGGCCACTGAGCACAGCAAGTGTGGCTTGGAGCCAGAACCTGAGCTCCTTTATGCCCAAGAACCTGTTTCGTAGACTGAGCCGTTCGCTTCAGTGTTTCATGCTGGAGAATTGGCAGAGGGGTTGGATTATACTGTTGTGGGTTATTGCTATGGCTTCTCTCTTTGCCTGGAAATTCTACCAGTACAGAAAAAACAGGGCAGCATTTCAGGTCATGCGCTATTGCTTGCCCGTGGCCAAAGGGGCTGGAGAGACTCTCAAGCTCAACATGGCTCTCATCCTCCTACCGGTCTGTCGAAACACGCTGACGTGGCTCCGGTCCACCAGGGCTAGGTCCTTCATCCCATTTGATGACAACATTAACTTCCACAAGGTAATGTATACGTGACAATGTGAAAATCAACACTGAAAAGGGTGCATGAACTTCCCAATTGTTTTTCATTCAAGTCACAAAAATATTTGacattttgttttccttattGTGCTGCAGATAATTGCATTTGCTATAGCCGTTGGGATAATCGTTCATGCCGGGAACCATCTGACATGCGATTTTCCTCGCCTGGTAAACTCATCTCCAGAAAAATTTGCCCCACTTTCCTCTGATTTCCATGGCACAAAGCCAACCTACAAATTCCTGCTCACTGGAGCTGAGGGCGTGACTGGAATTTTAATGGTGATTTTAATAGCCATCTCATTCACACTAGCAGCACGTCGGTTTCGGAGGAACATGGTGAGGCTTCCTGCGCCCTTCAACAAGTTGACTGGATTTAATGCGTTCTGGTATTCTCATCATCTGCTAGGTCTGGTCTACGTTTTGCTCCTCATCCATGGAAGCTGCTTGTATTTGGCCCACAAGTGGTACGAGAAAACGGTACGAAATTTGACagtaaaaattacaaaacaagaTTTACTTTATGACTCAGAAATTATTGATGCCTTTCTACTTTGCAGACATGGATGTACATCTCTGTTCCGTTGTTGCTCTATATAGCAGAACGCAGTGTGCGAACATGCAGATCACAGCATTATTCAGTTAAGATACTAAAGGTAAGCTATTTTAGtgttttactcaaatctattTGTTTATGCTTTGAGTTGTTTGCAgttgaaaaaattaacaagAGATTATTGCTATCCGAGTGTCTTAAACAGGTTTTGGTCCTACCGGGAAATGTCATTAGCTTAATCATGTCCAAACCGCCTGGGTTTAAGTACAAAAGTGGACAATACATATTTCTGCAATGCCCAACAATCTCCCCATTTGAATGGTGAGTGTGATTTCCACTAAATTCATCATACTGAACCATTTTGAGGAAAATGTTATCATGCACTAATTACTGAAccatttgtttataaatttcaGGCACCCATTTTCCATTACCTCAGCACCAGGAGATGATCACCTCAGTGTTCACATCCGAACAGTAGGCGACTGGACTAAAGAATTGAAGCGAGTCATTGCTGAGGGAGATGATTCAACATCTGTTGATCATCAAGCTAGACTTGTTCATATAGGAAATCTGGATCAGAGAGGGTATATAACCTAAGCAATTTTACCTTCTGAGATTTAGGTTCAGCGTATGTATGGGAACATTAATGTAGTAGATGAACATCAATGCAGCCAACCCAGATTGTTTGTAGACGGTCCATATGGGGCACCAGCACAGGAATACCGGAACTATGACGTCTTGCTCCTCGTCGGACTTGGGATTGGAGCTACCCCTTTTATAAGCATCCTTCGAGATCTACTTAACAGCACGAAAACAGCAGAAGAACAAATGGTACAATTCATACTCTTTCTAAACACAATATTTCGGaaattttatcaatttctCTCTTCTGGGGTACTAAGGTATAATGCATTCATGACCTAGAATTCAAATACAGAAACTAGTAGATCAGAAGACAGCCAGAACAGTTTTACATCTTCAAGTTTGACACCCGGGGACAAGAAGAAACCACAGAGGAATACAAATGCTCACTTCTATTGGGTTACCAGAGAGCCTGGCTCTTTTGAGTGGTTTAAAGGAGTCATGGATGAGATTGCAGAAATGGATCAGAAAGTAAACCTTGACTGTTAATCATTTTACATTATACTGTTAATCATTTTACATTATAATTATATTCGTCTGGGATGATCTGCTAAGTGACTTCGTTATGCTCTTCTTGTTTGTTGCAGGGTCAGATTGAACTGCACAACTACCTTACGAGTGTCTACGAAGAGGGTGACGCAAGGTCAACTCTAATCACAATGGTCCAAGCTCTCAACCATGCCAAACATGGTGTCGACATCCTATCTGGCACCCGAGTATGATCTTTCATCACCGTTTTCAGTTGACAAAGCAATTATGTTCTTAAGCAATTAATGACCCTTCCTATATTGATGCGATGCAGGTAAGAACTCACTTCGCAAGACCAAATTGGAAAGAAGTGTTTACCAAGATAGCTTCCAAGCATCCATATTCTACAGTAGGTAAATATATTCTACCAAAACTAAATTGTCAAAAACATAACCGACACAAGTTTGCATGAGTTCGTGTTTCTTGCTTTTACGAATCAAAATCATATCTGCTAAAATAATGAAACAGGAAACACAGAAATCAGAATAACCAGTTAATTTGCAGGGGTATTCTACTGTGGGATGCCAATGTTGGCAAAGGAGCTGAAGGTGCTATCACACGAGCTCAGTCACAAGACATCCACACGTTTTGAGTTCCACAAGGAGTATTTTTAAAACTAGAGAACCATCATCAAAAGACCAAGCAGCCATTCTTTTCTACTCATTTTGATTATCGATACAGGAAAATAATTATATCTGTATAATGATCGTAGCTCAGAAAGATGTAAATGCAATTGTTTGTCATATACGTAGAAATGTCGTCCAATACAATACAAAGTTCCAACAAAAAATGATACCTTTCCAGCTGA
Above is a genomic segment from Prunus dulcis chromosome 7, ALMONDv2, whole genome shotgun sequence containing:
- the LOC117634574 gene encoding respiratory burst oxidase homolog protein E, whose amino-acid sequence is MTTEKVTASFSPKRSSNGHRFEQPEETTSSVGGAMLPKFLSDLSQDLVEVTLELNDDNDEIVLCSVAPASDDMSAADGILQRSMSATSRRIRRTFGWLRSASSRTTASNSESLEFALSARDARRLKAKLQRKRSSARRALDGLRFISRTTVGANGAEELWKQVEARFESLADDGLLARPDFGECIGMVDSEEFAVGIFDALARRRGQNITKITKEELREFWLQISDNSFDARLQIFFDMADSNEDGRITRAGVQELIMLSASANKLSKLKEQAEEYASLIMEELDPENLGYIELWQLEALLLQRDVYINYSRPLSTASVAWSQNLSSFMPKNLFRRLSRSLQCFMLENWQRGWIILLWVIAMASLFAWKFYQYRKNRAAFQVMRYCLPVAKGAGETLKLNMALILLPVCRNTLTWLRSTRARSFIPFDDNINFHKIIAFAIAVGIIVHAGNHLTCDFPRLVNSSPEKFAPLSSDFHGTKPTYKFLLTGAEGVTGILMVILIAISFTLAARRFRRNMVRLPAPFNKLTGFNAFWYSHHLLGLVYVLLLIHGSCLYLAHKWYEKTTWMYISVPLLLYIAERSVRTCRSQHYSVKILKVLVLPGNVISLIMSKPPGFKYKSGQYIFLQCPTISPFEWHPFSITSAPGDDHLSVHIRTVGDWTKELKRVIAEGDDSTSVDHQARLVHIGNLDQRGQPRLFVDGPYGAPAQEYRNYDVLLLVGLGIGATPFISILRDLLNSTKTAEEQMNSNTETSRSEDSQNSFTSSSLTPGDKKKPQRNTNAHFYWVTREPGSFEWFKGVMDEIAEMDQKGQIELHNYLTSVYEEGDARSTLITMVQALNHAKHGVDILSGTRVRTHFARPNWKEVFTKIASKHPYSTVGVFYCGMPMLAKELKVLSHELSHKTSTRFEFHKEYF